A portion of the Pedobacter cryoconitis genome contains these proteins:
- a CDS encoding DUF2931 family protein yields MEKQEYKWIPTIGAPEEYPIRIIKGEFISIDGHNTTLPGSEFVNQGWGTSGSVMVSGAKKKAIPDSLALTWLSYADNKFYSGRFALPKQKISDLFKLGYLDHDINEQRTYNYLTIGMTPGGGVVLWVTGGVRQVQVSDFYAKEVKLTKQDLRPNDTYLFEPGFAKEAYERNLAPEILERVEKEGINKDLLTKWLKRYNLNFTVNSKAVKFYQLRLFYLNAEQEEIFGSDLLDHKSEQRAAPKETYVQWIDSKGRKMITKIVFDADEIQRVFNELPQNAKAELNFEVDPDEYTVAVTFKTDGKEIKITKQKSKTEHETT; encoded by the coding sequence ATGGAAAAACAAGAATATAAGTGGATTCCTACTATCGGAGCGCCAGAAGAGTATCCAATAAGAATTATAAAAGGAGAGTTTATTTCAATTGATGGCCACAATACTACATTGCCAGGATCTGAGTTTGTCAATCAGGGTTGGGGAACTAGTGGAAGCGTAATGGTGAGTGGCGCGAAAAAAAAAGCTATTCCAGATAGTCTTGCCCTGACGTGGCTTTCTTATGCTGATAATAAATTCTACAGTGGGCGCTTTGCGCTACCGAAACAAAAAATATCAGATTTGTTTAAACTTGGCTACTTAGATCATGATATAAATGAGCAAAGAACTTATAATTACCTAACAATTGGTATGACACCTGGAGGTGGAGTTGTTTTATGGGTTACTGGTGGAGTGAGACAAGTACAAGTGAGTGATTTTTATGCAAAAGAAGTTAAATTGACCAAACAAGATCTTAGGCCAAATGATACTTATTTATTTGAACCAGGCTTTGCAAAGGAGGCATATGAGCGAAATTTAGCACCTGAAATTCTTGAACGTGTAGAAAAAGAAGGAATTAATAAAGACTTGCTTACAAAGTGGTTGAAAAGGTATAATTTGAACTTTACTGTTAATTCAAAAGCTGTTAAGTTTTATCAGCTCAGGTTATTTTACTTAAACGCAGAACAGGAAGAAATTTTTGGCTCCGATTTGCTTGATCATAAATCTGAACAAAGAGCTGCTCCCAAGGAGACTTATGTACAGTGGATTGATTCGAAGGGACGTAAAATGATCACGAAAATAGTCTTTGATGCGGATGAAATTCAGCGTGTATTTAATGAGCTTCCTCAAAATGCTAAAGCAGAATTAAATTTTGAAGTAGATCCTGACGAATATACTGTTGCTGTTACTTTCAAAACAGACGGGAAGGAAATTAAAATAACAAAGCAAAAATCTAAAACTGAGCACGAAACCACTTAA
- a CDS encoding RNA polymerase sigma factor, which produces MNDNSALPDSDLVIRLRNGEEVAFKIIFDRWFKKLYYFSFRYLKSKEEAEEMVQETMLQLWVTREKLDERYPVSSYLYTIVKRLSLNRLKQIASSKSAAEHHFVNLKVTVNTTEDALSLSELKRITAEALALMPEKQQQVYRMSRNEGLSLDEIAFSLGILKNTVKKHLSEALKMIRIHFASRYYLLVVSLVSIINK; this is translated from the coding sequence ATGAATGATAATAGCGCTTTACCCGATTCGGATCTGGTTATAAGATTAAGGAATGGGGAAGAGGTTGCCTTTAAAATTATCTTTGACAGATGGTTTAAGAAATTGTATTATTTCAGTTTCAGATACCTGAAAAGTAAGGAGGAAGCAGAAGAGATGGTACAGGAGACGATGCTGCAGTTGTGGGTTACCCGTGAAAAGTTAGATGAAAGATATCCCGTTTCTTCTTACTTATATACGATAGTAAAGAGACTTTCCTTAAACAGGCTTAAGCAGATTGCCAGCTCAAAATCTGCGGCTGAACATCATTTCGTCAATTTGAAAGTGACTGTTAATACCACAGAAGATGCATTGTCTTTGAGCGAGCTTAAAAGAATCACTGCGGAAGCATTAGCTTTAATGCCAGAAAAACAGCAGCAGGTCTACAGAATGAGTAGAAATGAGGGGCTTTCGCTTGATGAAATTGCTTTTTCTTTAGGTATTCTTAAAAATACTGTCAAAAAACATCTTTCTGAGGCTTTAAAAATGATAAGAATTCATTTTGCTTCCCGTTATTACCTTCTTGTAGTTTCATTGGTTTCAATTATCAATAAATAA
- a CDS encoding FecR family protein: MAYRMNSERLKDLLYSYLNETMDQEEFDELLLYIGDADYESVFYESMDNELQADSVKSLLKLDDQEIFFKRITEDHRFSAAVTKLPSSTEVPTLSEVPASTEVPASTEVPAERFKIYNKKLLSAAAILIIVAAGLYFGTSLFRTPLSPAQAYQFKPGLGKAVLTLANGSKINLEKAGKGQLVNMAGIQITNTKEGSIVYKVVDQDKKSKSSLNTLQTPIGSGYQLQLPDGTRVWLNAASSLTYPSSFAGAKERRVILKGEAYFEVAHQKDQPFRVVTPQQILEVLGTHFNLNAYDDEPDQRTTLLEGSVKIKSNGARQFILKPGQQARVKPGSARIVNVDPETVLAWKNNDFVLKDEDFSAIMRRIARWYNVEIIYDASAPEDLELGGWVSRTKNLGAVLKVIESTGKVHFKVEGRRITVTK, translated from the coding sequence ATGGCCTACCGGATGAATAGCGAAAGACTAAAAGACTTATTATATAGTTACCTGAACGAAACAATGGATCAGGAAGAATTTGATGAACTGCTTTTGTATATAGGCGATGCCGATTATGAAAGTGTTTTTTATGAATCCATGGATAATGAGTTGCAGGCGGACAGTGTTAAGTCCTTATTAAAGCTGGATGACCAGGAAATATTTTTTAAAAGAATAACAGAAGATCATCGTTTTTCGGCAGCAGTTACTAAGTTGCCTTCGTCAACTGAAGTACCCACGTTGTCTGAAGTACCGGCATCAACTGAAGTACCTGCATCAACTGAAGTACCCGCAGAAAGATTTAAAATTTATAATAAAAAGTTGCTGAGTGCTGCGGCAATACTAATTATCGTTGCTGCTGGTCTATACTTTGGCACCTCTCTTTTTCGCACACCATTATCACCAGCACAGGCATATCAATTTAAGCCAGGTCTGGGAAAAGCTGTTTTGACACTTGCTAACGGCAGCAAAATTAATTTAGAGAAGGCGGGAAAAGGTCAGCTAGTGAATATGGCTGGTATTCAAATTACCAATACAAAGGAAGGCAGCATCGTATATAAGGTTGTAGACCAGGATAAGAAAAGCAAATCTTCACTGAATACTCTGCAGACCCCTATTGGAAGCGGATACCAGTTGCAGCTGCCGGATGGAACCAGGGTATGGCTGAATGCAGCCTCATCACTTACCTATCCTTCGAGTTTTGCCGGTGCCAAAGAACGCAGGGTTATCCTTAAAGGAGAAGCCTATTTTGAAGTGGCACATCAGAAAGATCAGCCTTTCAGGGTAGTGACTCCTCAACAAATACTGGAAGTATTGGGAACGCACTTCAATCTTAATGCATATGATGATGAACCCGATCAGAGAACTACCTTACTGGAGGGATCAGTAAAAATTAAATCCAATGGCGCCAGACAGTTCATCCTTAAACCTGGTCAGCAGGCGCGCGTAAAGCCAGGCTCTGCCCGGATAGTCAATGTGGATCCAGAAACGGTATTAGCCTGGAAAAACAACGATTTTGTTTTAAAGGATGAAGATTTCAGCGCAATCATGCGCAGGATTGCCCGCTGGTATAATGTAGAGATTATTTATGACGCCTCTGCTCCGGAAGATCTGGAGCTTGGCGGATGGGTGTCGCGCACTAAAAATTTAGGTGCTGTGCTGAAAGTGATTGAATCAACCGGAAAAGTTCATTTTAAAGTTGAAGGAAGGAGGATTACTGTGACGAAATAG
- a CDS encoding SusC/RagA family TonB-linked outer membrane protein, translated as MYKIYTKPFGVPNSHVHKFLLIMRLTLLLTIVAIMQVSAAVYAQRITLKENNAPLEKVFKEIRKQSGYDFVFDRKLLLKANNVNINVNNAALKDALAACFANQPFTYTVEEQTVIVKERVKIEKPKNDVNDIIVTGTVVDENGKPLPGITIAIKGIPGNIVTNNVGSFIIANVDENAVLIFTAVGRERVEIKVEGRTHVIVVVKSRVSDLQEVAVSTGYQLLKKSNMVGATSTVKMSDLYNNGISSIEQLIQGKLAGVTVTNTNGLVGARQRTRVRGTSTLSGSAEPIWVVDGIVQEDPLPFKAQELNTLGAITPDNADYIRNFVGNSIAWLNPNDINEITVLKDAAATAIYGVRAANGVIVITTKRGKAGPVSINYSVAMSSNERVTYDKLNLMNSKERVALSREIFTRGLVSNLVNNNIGYAGAVNDYLYAKTITADQFNTRVAALETMNTDWFDLLFRTPFSMSHNLSVSGGSNNTSYYTSFGYNDVKGTAIGNDSKGFTGNISVSSQVTKKFNLSARLSASKRTTAAFNQVDPYGYASKTNRSIAAYNPDGSLSFYRNPSERKFNILNEIANTGNTNNVLSANASIDANYDILPGLKVQSLLSYNSIATTGESYATEQSEYVAKTYRFYDYGMFKPVDAGYQQSKMPVGGEYNIDQNSNTSWSWRNSISYNKAFNEKHVLAIMIGQEMNSSRYTGYANTSLGYLRDRGKAFATLPASTISFGTSSVNDYTTRFVPKITDNLTNTTGIYFTSSYTYDNRYVANFSLRNDRSNRFGQFTNAKFTPVYAGGIRWNMANEKWFASSYWLSNLSLSGSFGYQRNISAAVSPDLVVKTPGSAVQSGVIDENTGDVLLTIGSLPYGNLRWEQNSSMNLSLDFSLLNNKVQASFSYYSKRGKDLITALQVPLEYGVTSMLVNGGSMNNSGYELSANFVPIRTKNFTWSVGINTSKNNNEILNSGAQLRTWRTAVLGGLNNPGDPVSGFYAFKNAGIDPATGIPKIDLSVANGKDPLTDPTAYLQYMGKMDPDFISGLNMNFRYKMLSLSSSFYLQLGGKKFLTPLYDGDQKLPNEFENFSRNVLNRWTPAHKDSTIPGLPDYTIPSVMIPGSTRAEKIYDLYNYSADRVVSGSSLRCQNINVSYSLSKELIKRLRCKNVNIGAGISNPFSFNSKAFEGQDPEVATGGQPRTRAYTLNLAISL; from the coding sequence ATGTATAAAATTTATACTAAACCATTTGGCGTGCCGAACAGTCATGTCCATAAATTCTTGCTGATTATGCGATTAACCCTGCTCTTGACCATAGTGGCGATAATGCAAGTAAGTGCTGCTGTATATGCGCAGCGCATTACCCTGAAGGAAAACAATGCACCGCTTGAAAAAGTTTTTAAAGAAATCCGTAAGCAAAGCGGGTATGACTTTGTGTTCGACCGCAAGCTTCTGCTCAAGGCAAATAATGTAAATATCAATGTCAATAATGCTGCGCTGAAAGATGCGCTGGCAGCCTGTTTCGCCAATCAGCCCTTTACTTATACTGTAGAAGAGCAAACCGTGATTGTGAAGGAACGGGTAAAAATAGAAAAACCAAAAAATGATGTGAATGATATTATTGTTACCGGTACGGTGGTTGATGAAAATGGGAAACCACTGCCCGGGATAACAATAGCTATAAAAGGTATTCCCGGAAACATCGTCACCAATAATGTGGGGAGTTTTATTATTGCCAATGTAGATGAAAACGCTGTACTAATTTTTACTGCAGTAGGCAGAGAGCGGGTAGAGATTAAAGTAGAGGGAAGGACCCATGTTATTGTAGTGGTTAAGAGCAGAGTAAGCGACCTGCAGGAAGTTGCAGTAAGTACAGGTTACCAGTTGCTGAAGAAAAGCAATATGGTAGGTGCCACTTCTACCGTCAAAATGTCTGATTTATATAACAATGGTATAAGTTCTATAGAACAGCTGATCCAGGGTAAACTGGCCGGTGTAACCGTTACCAACACCAACGGACTGGTGGGGGCAAGGCAACGGACCAGGGTTCGTGGTACCTCTACACTGTCTGGTTCAGCAGAGCCGATCTGGGTAGTGGATGGTATAGTGCAGGAAGATCCGCTGCCTTTCAAAGCACAGGAATTGAATACACTAGGGGCTATTACACCAGATAATGCTGATTATATCAGAAACTTTGTAGGCAATTCCATTGCCTGGTTAAATCCAAATGACATCAATGAAATTACAGTACTGAAAGATGCCGCTGCAACCGCAATATATGGCGTAAGGGCTGCGAATGGCGTAATTGTGATTACGACCAAACGAGGGAAGGCCGGACCAGTTTCGATCAATTATTCTGTGGCCATGAGTAGCAATGAACGGGTTACTTACGATAAGTTAAACCTGATGAATTCAAAAGAACGGGTGGCTTTATCACGGGAGATTTTTACCCGCGGACTGGTATCAAACCTTGTGAACAATAATATTGGCTACGCTGGTGCGGTAAATGATTATCTGTATGCCAAAACGATCACTGCAGATCAGTTCAATACACGCGTTGCTGCACTGGAAACCATGAACACAGATTGGTTTGATCTCCTTTTCAGGACGCCGTTCAGCATGAGCCATAACCTCAGTGTTTCGGGCGGCAGTAACAATACATCCTATTATACCTCTTTTGGTTACAACGATGTAAAAGGAACAGCAATAGGCAATGATAGTAAAGGCTTCACGGGCAATATCAGTGTAAGTTCCCAGGTTACAAAAAAGTTTAATTTGTCTGCCAGATTATCTGCTTCGAAAAGAACAACAGCAGCTTTCAACCAGGTCGATCCTTATGGATATGCCTCAAAAACCAACCGGTCAATAGCGGCTTACAATCCGGATGGATCGCTGTCATTTTACAGGAACCCCAGTGAAAGAAAGTTTAATATTTTAAATGAAATAGCGAATACCGGAAATACAAATAATGTGCTCTCTGCAAATGCTTCAATTGATGCCAATTATGATATTTTACCTGGCCTTAAAGTACAGAGTTTACTCAGCTATAACTCCATTGCTACAACGGGAGAGAGTTATGCTACAGAGCAGTCTGAGTATGTTGCCAAAACCTACAGGTTTTACGATTATGGGATGTTTAAACCAGTAGATGCGGGGTACCAACAAAGTAAAATGCCTGTTGGAGGTGAATATAATATTGATCAGAACAGTAATACTTCATGGAGCTGGCGTAACAGTATTTCTTACAATAAAGCATTCAATGAGAAACATGTACTGGCGATAATGATTGGTCAGGAAATGAACAGTTCCAGATATACCGGCTATGCAAATACTTCGTTAGGTTACCTCAGAGACCGGGGAAAAGCATTCGCTACACTTCCGGCAAGTACAATCTCTTTCGGGACTTCGTCTGTGAATGATTACACTACCCGTTTCGTGCCTAAAATTACAGATAACCTTACGAATACCACAGGTATATACTTCACTTCGAGTTATACTTATGATAACCGTTATGTGGCCAATTTCAGCTTGCGTAATGACAGGTCAAACCGCTTCGGACAGTTCACCAATGCAAAATTTACTCCTGTATATGCAGGTGGGATAAGATGGAATATGGCCAATGAGAAATGGTTTGCTTCCTCTTACTGGCTCTCTAATCTGAGTCTCAGCGGCTCTTTTGGTTATCAGCGAAATATCTCTGCTGCGGTTAGTCCGGATTTGGTTGTCAAAACACCAGGCTCAGCGGTGCAAAGTGGTGTGATCGATGAGAACACAGGAGATGTGCTGCTTACCATTGGCTCTTTACCTTATGGCAATCTGCGATGGGAACAGAACAGTAGTATGAATTTAAGTTTGGATTTCAGTTTACTCAATAACAAGGTACAAGCATCGTTTTCTTATTATAGCAAACGTGGTAAAGACCTGATTACTGCACTGCAGGTACCGCTGGAATATGGCGTGACCAGTATGCTGGTCAACGGAGGGTCCATGAATAATTCCGGGTATGAGCTATCTGCAAACTTTGTACCCATCAGAACCAAAAACTTTACCTGGTCGGTTGGTATCAATACGTCAAAAAATAACAATGAAATCTTAAATTCAGGCGCACAGCTCCGTACCTGGCGCACAGCAGTATTAGGAGGGCTCAATAATCCTGGTGATCCCGTGTCTGGTTTTTATGCGTTTAAAAATGCCGGGATTGATCCGGCAACGGGTATTCCTAAAATAGACCTGAGTGTGGCCAATGGTAAAGATCCACTCACAGATCCAACGGCTTATCTGCAGTATATGGGAAAAATGGATCCTGATTTTATTTCCGGCCTGAATATGAATTTCCGCTACAAAATGCTCTCGCTGAGCAGCAGTTTTTATCTGCAGCTGGGTGGTAAAAAGTTTCTCACGCCGCTCTATGACGGTGATCAGAAACTCCCGAATGAGTTTGAGAATTTCTCCAGAAATGTGTTGAATAGATGGACGCCAGCTCATAAAGATTCGACTATTCCCGGACTGCCTGATTATACAATTCCTTCTGTAATGATTCCGGGAAGTACACGCGCCGAAAAGATCTATGATTTATATAATTATAGCGCAGACCGTGTGGTAAGTGGTTCCAGTTTACGCTGCCAGAATATCAATGTTTCTTATTCCTTAAGTAAAGAACTGATCAAAAGATTGCGCTGTAAAAACGTAAATATTGGTGCGGGTATCAGTAATCCTTTTTCGTTCAATAGCAAAGCCTTTGAAGGACAGGATCCTGAAGTAGCCACTGGCGGGCAGCCAAGAACCAGGGCATATACACTCAATTTAGCTATCAGTCTATAA
- a CDS encoding RagB/SusD family nutrient uptake outer membrane protein encodes MNKKKFTLYSLLLISIVFGSCKKFLAEYSQDAIRPTTTADLEALMYSDAYPYNTPFDSFDLLTDDIQCNGLAKGNDNLPVAGYSDILQVGMGMFKFDPQMFEGSSVIAERANVYTAYYTKIKGCNVVLDYLDKVSGSEASKNAILGQCLFLRSFYYLKLVTTYGKPYSGTGVNPEAALGVPLILSSQVKDGGVKRNTLKEVYDQVEKDLLQAADLLQNNFEPPTTFRVGATSANALLSRFYLYRGLNTDWDKAIAYAGRVLTVKSSLTQLISYYATGFYINQGIYLSTGPEVLWGYGGSTTTESNPYFPSQEQFYPPYAVSASLANLYNRGDGANTGNEGDLRYKTYFLTYDNGSVFLFRSNKAPSNARYGGKGLRVAEVYLNRAEAYIKRFIQSGNAADRNAALSDLNYLRRNRYDTRNTPYTPVEITDAAALFKFCQDERRRELCLEDGHRWVDIKRWGLAVTHTFIAASGSTTQHVLQANSNLYALPIPYVAFLNNPQLVQNPQ; translated from the coding sequence ATGAATAAAAAGAAATTTACGCTATATAGCCTTTTACTTATAAGTATAGTATTTGGCTCCTGCAAAAAGTTCCTTGCAGAATACAGTCAGGATGCCATCAGGCCAACTACAACCGCAGATCTGGAAGCATTGATGTACAGCGATGCCTATCCTTATAATACGCCATTTGATAGTTTCGATCTGTTGACTGATGATATCCAGTGTAATGGTTTGGCCAAAGGAAATGACAATCTTCCGGTAGCAGGATATAGTGATATTTTACAGGTGGGCATGGGTATGTTTAAGTTCGACCCTCAGATGTTTGAAGGCTCTTCTGTCATCGCTGAGCGTGCAAATGTATATACTGCGTATTATACTAAAATTAAAGGATGTAATGTGGTGCTGGATTACCTGGATAAGGTGTCCGGAAGTGAAGCCAGTAAGAATGCTATTTTAGGTCAGTGTTTGTTTTTAAGGTCTTTTTACTATCTGAAACTGGTCACTACTTATGGGAAACCTTACAGCGGGACTGGTGTAAATCCGGAAGCAGCGCTTGGTGTACCACTTATACTGTCCAGCCAGGTTAAAGATGGTGGTGTGAAAAGAAATACGCTGAAAGAAGTTTACGATCAGGTTGAAAAAGACCTGTTGCAGGCCGCAGATTTGCTTCAGAATAATTTTGAACCGCCTACCACTTTCAGGGTTGGTGCAACTTCAGCCAATGCATTGTTATCACGTTTTTACCTCTACCGGGGCTTGAATACAGACTGGGACAAGGCTATTGCCTATGCGGGCCGTGTATTGACGGTAAAATCATCATTGACGCAGTTGATTAGTTATTATGCAACAGGTTTTTATATTAATCAGGGCATTTACCTTTCTACCGGGCCAGAAGTTTTATGGGGTTACGGAGGTTCTACAACCACAGAGAGCAATCCTTACTTTCCTTCACAAGAGCAGTTTTATCCACCATATGCTGTTTCTGCAAGTCTTGCTAACCTGTATAACAGAGGAGACGGAGCAAATACAGGCAATGAGGGAGATTTACGCTACAAAACATACTTTCTTACTTATGATAATGGTAGTGTATTCTTGTTTAGGTCAAACAAAGCACCTTCAAATGCCAGGTATGGTGGTAAAGGGTTGCGTGTAGCAGAGGTCTATCTGAACCGGGCAGAAGCTTATATCAAACGTTTTATTCAAAGCGGAAATGCAGCAGACCGGAATGCAGCTTTGTCTGATCTGAATTATTTGAGACGCAACCGTTATGATACACGCAATACACCTTACACGCCAGTGGAGATTACAGATGCTGCTGCATTGTTTAAATTTTGCCAGGATGAGCGGCGCAGAGAACTTTGTCTGGAAGACGGGCATCGCTGGGTAGACATTAAAAGATGGGGGCTTGCTGTTACGCATACTTTTATTGCTGCGTCCGGCAGTACAACACAACATGTACTGCAAGCCAATAGTAATTTGTATGCTTTGCCAATTCCTTATGTTGCTTTTCTCAATAACCCTCAATTGGTCCAGAATCCTCAATAA
- a CDS encoding zinc-dependent metalloprotease: MMKISKKILLYLLLLLSSQYLHAQSEQAIPQISKYIKPGAKTFKGMFNIYVQDDKYLVEIPDQLLGREILTSVTIISGSAQRKRNPGMRFGFAGDAVNDRVIRFKKGINGKMNLVAPDFIQATDTSSVYYNSIKANLVPTLLAFDIIAVGNASSLIDITSLFAGDSDLFSLKGAAAELKLGGFEAAKSRILGVSSFENNVVFRSIKSYGEAAASPPGQVEAPKPDAPAKAEETNPTMWEVGSSWFLLPQLPMHQRYADKRIGYFTTRLTSYDKNPEKTEDLVVANRWRMEPKPEDLQKFNNGELVEPAKPIVFYIDRNTPAYLIPYMIEGVNAWRKSFEKIGFKNAITGKLAPTLKEDPDYSMEDVRYSYISYKPSEVANAYGPQVVDPRSGEILTSHVAVFHNILELLQRWYFSMCAATDPGARKIPMSKDLMGALVKNVITHEVGHTLGLRHNFAGSSSYPVDSIRNRDFIRKNSFGPSVMDYMRFNYAAQPEDKMTPVDLLPVIGVYDNYAIEWGYKYMPEKDPKTTAEYLTKWVSEKRKDPKFFYLEESDAFDPRVQSEDIGDNNMKANALGVENLKRTMVNLNQWGDGPDQDYSTLRSMYRAVEGRYFQYLQHVVKNIGGVNSDNALRTENKSNYIPVSDTQQKEAVAYLKKYMLTEPEWLYPANIGAKTKFNFNTDVEDTYSDLLGRLMAKYNQLATIENITGKSDYAPGEFLAELQQFIFRDIENGKPISRYNRMLQRAYLNKILLHVDNPSNFGNNIGLIMNKQMLLIQQQAKAGAAKQSDFITKSHLVSIANMIAVWHSGKNDAYLTK, from the coding sequence ATGATGAAAATTAGTAAAAAAATACTGTTGTACCTGCTGCTGCTATTGTCTAGTCAATATCTGCATGCACAATCAGAACAGGCTATCCCGCAAATCAGTAAATATATCAAGCCGGGAGCCAAAACTTTTAAAGGGATGTTTAACATTTATGTACAGGATGATAAATATCTGGTTGAAATTCCCGATCAGCTCCTTGGCAGGGAAATCCTGACCAGTGTAACAATTATCAGCGGTTCTGCACAGCGTAAACGTAATCCGGGTATGCGTTTCGGTTTCGCCGGGGATGCGGTAAATGACCGGGTGATCCGTTTTAAAAAGGGAATAAACGGCAAGATGAACCTGGTTGCACCAGATTTTATTCAGGCTACCGATACCTCAAGCGTGTATTACAATTCGATCAAAGCTAATCTGGTACCCACCTTGCTTGCATTTGACATTATCGCTGTCGGAAATGCGAGCTCACTGATTGATATCACCTCGCTGTTTGCTGGCGATAGTGATCTTTTTTCTCTAAAGGGAGCTGCTGCAGAACTGAAACTGGGAGGATTTGAAGCCGCTAAATCCAGGATACTGGGGGTGAGCAGTTTTGAAAACAACGTCGTGTTTCGTTCCATTAAAAGTTATGGTGAAGCTGCTGCTTCGCCACCAGGACAGGTTGAAGCACCGAAGCCGGACGCACCTGCAAAAGCAGAAGAAACTAATCCTACCATGTGGGAGGTGGGGTCTAGCTGGTTTCTGCTACCACAGCTGCCTATGCATCAACGTTATGCGGATAAGCGAATAGGCTACTTTACCACAAGGTTGACCAGTTATGATAAAAATCCTGAAAAAACTGAAGATTTAGTTGTCGCGAACAGGTGGCGGATGGAACCCAAACCAGAAGATCTGCAGAAATTTAACAATGGTGAACTGGTAGAACCTGCAAAACCTATTGTTTTTTACATTGACCGCAATACACCCGCTTACCTTATTCCTTATATGATTGAGGGCGTAAATGCATGGCGCAAGAGCTTTGAGAAAATAGGCTTTAAGAATGCCATCACAGGTAAGCTGGCACCTACGCTGAAAGAGGATCCCGACTACAGTATGGAGGATGTCAGGTATTCTTATATCTCGTACAAACCTTCGGAAGTGGCCAATGCCTATGGTCCGCAGGTAGTCGATCCGCGTTCCGGTGAAATCCTGACCTCACATGTTGCTGTATTTCACAATATTCTTGAGTTGTTGCAACGCTGGTATTTTTCAATGTGTGCAGCTACAGACCCGGGGGCTCGTAAAATCCCGATGAGTAAAGATTTAATGGGCGCCTTGGTTAAAAACGTGATTACGCATGAAGTAGGTCACACCCTTGGCTTGCGTCATAATTTTGCAGGCAGTTCCTCTTATCCGGTTGACAGTATCCGTAACCGTGATTTTATCAGGAAAAACAGTTTCGGCCCTTCTGTGATGGACTATATGCGCTTCAACTATGCAGCGCAGCCGGAAGATAAGATGACCCCTGTAGATTTATTGCCGGTAATTGGTGTATATGATAATTATGCGATTGAATGGGGATATAAATATATGCCTGAAAAAGATCCAAAAACTACAGCGGAATATCTGACTAAATGGGTTTCTGAGAAAAGAAAAGATCCTAAGTTTTTCTATTTAGAGGAGTCGGATGCTTTCGATCCAAGAGTGCAGAGTGAAGACATTGGCGACAATAACATGAAGGCAAACGCGCTCGGTGTAGAGAACCTGAAAAGGACTATGGTCAACCTTAATCAATGGGGAGACGGTCCGGATCAAGACTATTCTACGTTAAGGTCGATGTACCGTGCCGTTGAAGGACGCTATTTTCAATATTTGCAGCATGTAGTTAAAAATATAGGGGGCGTAAATAGTGACAATGCATTGCGTACTGAAAATAAAAGTAATTATATTCCCGTAAGTGATACCCAGCAAAAGGAGGCAGTAGCCTATTTAAAGAAATATATGCTCACTGAACCCGAATGGTTATACCCTGCAAACATAGGTGCCAAAACAAAATTTAACTTCAATACCGATGTTGAAGATACTTATAGTGATTTATTAGGCAGACTGATGGCTAAATATAATCAGTTGGCCACGATAGAAAATATCACAGGTAAATCAGACTATGCTCCGGGTGAATTTTTAGCTGAGTTGCAGCAGTTTATTTTTAGGGATATTGAAAATGGTAAACCCATTTCGCGTTATAACAGGATGCTGCAAAGGGCCTACCTGAATAAAATTTTATTGCATGTAGATAATCCGTCAAATTTCGGCAACAACATCGGCCTGATTATGAATAAGCAGATGCTGCTCATTCAGCAGCAAGCGAAAGCTGGTGCGGCAAAACAGAGCGATTTCATTACTAAAAGTCACCTTGTTTCCATCGCAAATATGATTGCAGTGTGGCACAGTGGTAAGAATGACGCTTATTTAACCAAATAA